From a region of the Impatiens glandulifera chromosome 4, dImpGla2.1, whole genome shotgun sequence genome:
- the LOC124935169 gene encoding uncharacterized protein LOC124935169: MKPVENMKEFSDRFTSVVNELYTLGKIYDNKEIIVKALRSLPSAWDIKTMVMRESSNLGQMKVHDVFEDLKAYEFEMKSRIEDEASISTVTRALMTSVEQTAPVSSDPAPIKNPDQICDDVMTMLAKKFGRFMKKNQPSNNQNYNYDYSDKSYVKCYNYNALGHYRSKCRRPRRDDRKPENNYQRGDNQQNGEGNETKKVLITSDGGSEWAYSDSDEERVTCFMAKEEEVPNFQEEFDFSSEEFTKEDLVIALNDMVAEFKNLSTILPIRSNVEIRESSGTISKPSGTKTYEPIELSCENEKLKEKVQSLTKENERTKYVMDVWKKSSEAVSQMSTYQRHPKCMFGLGYKGSKLANQKSSNGMKLNKGNLSFVRFVKSSSTDNGADHDSKADKEIKYVGPTDSDK, from the coding sequence ATGAAGCCAGtagaaaacatgaaggaattcagtgATCGTTTCACTAGTGTGGTAAACGAATTATATACACTTGGAAAAATATACGATAACAAGGAAATAATTGTTAAGGCGTTGAGATCTttaccaagtgcatgggacataaagaccatggtgatgCGAGAATCAAGCAATCTCGGGCAGATGAAagtgcatgatgtgtttgaggatctgaaagcgtacgagtttgagatgaagTCTCGAATCGAAGATGAAGCTTCAATATCAACCGTAACTAGAGCCTTGATGACATCAGTGGAACAAACAGCTCCTGTATCATCCGATCCAGCACCAATCAAAAACCCTGATCAGATCTGTGATGATGTGATGACTATGCTTGCAAAGAAATTCggaagattcatgaagaaaaatcAACCATCGAACAACCAAAACTACAACTATGATTACAGTGACAAATCTTATGTAAAATGTTATAACTATAACGCTTTGGGTCATTACAGGTCGAAATGCAGAAGACCGAGACGAGATGACCGAAAACCGGAAAACAACTATCAGAGGGGTGACAACCAACAAAACGGTGAAGGAAATGAGACTAAAAAAGTACTAATAACTTCTGACGGTGGAAGTGAGTGGGCCTACTCCGATAGCGATGAAGAAAGAGTCACGTGCTTcatggctaaggaagaagaggTACCCAACTTTCAAGAGGAATTCGATTTCTCAAGTGAAGAATTCACTAAAGAGGATCTGgttattgcactcaacgacatggttgctgagttcaaaAACCTATCCACAATATTACCAATCCGGTCAAACGTTGAAATCAGAGAGTCAAGTGGAACCATCAGCAAGCCGAGTGGAACCAAAACCTACGAACCGATTGAGCTATCCtgtgagaatgagaagctcaaggagaaaGTTCAGTCGCTAACCAAagaaaacgaaagaacaaaataTGTCATGGATGTCTGGAAGAAATCCAGTGAAGCGGTGAGCCAGATGTCTACataccaaagacatcccaaatgcatgTTTGGGCTCGGCTATAAGGGCAGCAAATTGGCTAACCAAAAATCTTcaaacgggatgaaactcaacAAAGGCAATCTTTcatttgtaagatttgtcaagagctcttcaaccgacaaTGGGGCAGACCATGATTCAAAAGCGgacaaagaaataaaatatgtaggtccaactgactCGGATAAATGA
- the LOC124934093 gene encoding probable thylakoidal processing peptidase 2, chloroplastic: protein MAIRVTLSYSGYIAQNLASAASNKAGCCRLFQECIFRSTFVNPNQKPDVDLAAPSTRSYHHPANLRPSDKSSMYSTLAAEIRGAIGLSSLVNYTCGIAGPLSLGIFGVSPFKAGSVIPFLQASKWLPCSEGVISSSTSIEQEKRNFVNETEEFRAKASERGNWYSKLFNFRTDDVKAAFAAMSIRILFHSTLAEPRSIPTTSMCPTLEIGDRIVAEKVSYIFKRPAVSDIVIFNATPILQELGFDSKDVFIKRIVAMEGDYVEVRDGKLVVNGMVQDEDFILEPHSYHMDPLLVPEGCVFVLGDNRNNSFDSHNWGPLPIKNIFGRSVFRYWPPSRVSDTISEPLTMNANVITVSSSLSKHLVKES, encoded by the exons ATGGCAATCCGTGTTACTCTGAGCTACTCCGGCTATATCGCCCAAAACCTTGCATCCGCCGCCTCCAATAAGGCTGGATGTTGCCGATTGTTTCAAGAATGTATTTTCCGCTCTACGTTTGTCAACCCTAACCAGAAGCCGGATGTGGATCTCGCTGCCCCCTCCACCAGGAGCTACCATCACCCGGCCAATCTCCGGCCATCTGATAAGTCATCAATGTACTCGACGCTTGCGGCTGAAATTCGTGGGGCTATTGGCCTGAGTTCCCTTGTTAATTACACCTGTGGCATCGCTGGCCCGCTTTCTTTGGGAATTTTCGGGGTATCTCCTTTTAAGGCTGGTTCAGTCATTCCGTTTTTGCAAGCATCGAAGTGGCTGCCCTGTAGTGAGGGTGTTATCAGTTCTTCTACTAGTATTGAACAAGAGAAGCGGAATTTTGTGAATGAAACCGAAGAGTTCAGAGCTAAGGCGTCTGAGAGAGGGAACTGGTACTCCAAGTTGTTTAATTTTAGAACTGACGATGTAAAGGCTGCTTTTGCAGCTATGAGCATTAGAATACTTTTCCATTCAACATTGGCTGAGCCAAGATCCATTCCAACGACTTCTATGTGTCCAACTCTTGAAATCGGCGACCGTATTGTGGCAGAGAAG GtgtcatatatttttaaaaggcCTGCTGTTTCTGATATTGTAATATTCAACGCAACTCCAATTCTTCAG GAACTTGGGTTTGATTCCAAGGATGTGTTTATAAAAAGAATAGTGGCGATGGAGGGGGATTATGTTGAG GTTCGTGATGGTAAACTTGTTGTGAATGGCATGGTGCAAGATGAAGACTTTATTTTGGAGCCTCACAGTTACCACATGGACCCATTG CTGGTTCCTGAGGGATGTGTATTTGTTCTCGGTGACAACCGCAACAACAGTTTTGATTCACATAACTG GGGTCCATTGCCCATCAAGAACATATTTGGCAGGTCAGTATTTCGCTATTGGCCTCCCTCGAGAGTGTCTGATACTATTTCTGAACCGCTTACCATGAACGCCAATGTGATTACGGTTTCATCATCTCTTTCCAAGCATCTGGTAAAAGAGAGCTGA
- the LOC124934105 gene encoding IAA-amino acid hydrolase ILR1-like 3 → MSVLLIVHVIPILILFSVILCTVEGDFGSSILRSAKRDKAWLVSIRRKIHENPELRFEEHNTSALIRQELDRLGIPYTYPFAKTGLVAQIGSGSRPVVALRADMDALPLQELVEWKHKSKVEGKMHGCGHDAHTTMLLGAAKLLNERKDTLKGTVRLLFQPAEEGGAGASHMIKEGALGEAEAIFGMHVDFRIPTGRIGTISGPNLAAVSMFRVKIHGQGAHAAEPHKSVDSILAASFVILALQQLVSRETDPLESRVLSVTYVHGGTTWNVIPPYVEFGGTLRSLTNEGLDLLQRRFKEVIEGQAGTHRCTADIELGMEGYPDYPATVNDDGLHQFVKRVGGLVVGSDNIELSDKVMAGEDFAFYQKKIPGVMFSIGIRNENVGSVYSPHSPYFFLDEDVLPIGAALHTALAEVYLSEH, encoded by the exons ATGTCTGTCCTTCTGATTGTTCATGTTATCCCTATCTTGATTCTATTTAGTGTCATCCTTTGCACAGTTGAGGGTGACTTCGGAAGTTCGATTCTGAGATCAGCTAAGAGAGATAAAGCCTGGTTGGTCTCAATTAGAAGAAAAATCCACGAAAACCCAGAACTTCGATTCGAAGAGCACAACACAAGTGCTTTAATTCGGCAGGAACTCGATCGGCTTGGTATTCCTTACACTTACCCATTTGCTAAAACTGGTTTAGTTGCCCAAATTGGCTCCGGTTCACGCCCCGTCGTCGCTCTTCGCGCCGACATGGATGCGCTCCCTCTCCAG GAATTAGTGGAATGGAAGCATAAGAGCAAAGTTGAAGGGAAGATGCACGGATGTGGACATGACGCACACACAACCATGCTTCTTGGAGCTGCGAAATTGCTCAATGAACGAAAAGATACCCTTAAG GGGACGGTGAGACTTCTTTTTCAACCAGCAGAGGAAGGAGGTGCTGGTGCATCACACATGATAAAGGAAGGTGCTTTAGGAGAGGCTGAAGCAATATTTGGAATGCACGTTGATTTTCGAATACCCACAGGAAGAATTGGAACTATCTCGGGCCCAAATCTAGCAGCTGTATCAATGTTTAGAGTAAAAATACATGGACAAGGAGCACATGCTGCAGAACCCCACAAAAGCGTGGATTCTATACTTGCTGCATCTTTCGTTATCTTGGCTTTGCAACAGCTTGTTTCAAGAGAAACCGATCCACTAGAGAGTCGA GTATTGTCGGTCACGTATGTTCATGGAGGGACAACATGGAATGTGATTCCTCCTTATGTTGAATTTGGTGGTACATTGAGAAGTCTGACAAATGAAGGTTTAGACTTGCTTCAAAGGAGGTTTAAAGAGGTGATCGAAGGACAGGCAGGGACTCACAGATGCACAGCCGATATTGAATTGGGCATGGAAGGTTACCCAGATTATCCAGCAACTGTGAATGACGACGGTTTGCATCAGTTTGTAAAGAGGGTTGGGGGGTTAGTGGTTGGAAGTGATAATATAGAGTTGAGTGATAAAGTGATGGCTGGGGAGGATTTTGCCTTCTATCAAAAGAAGATACCGGGAGTCATGTTTAGCATAGGAATAAGGAATGAGAATGTGGGATCCGTTTATTCTCCACATTCCCCATATTTCTTTTTGGACGAAGATGTTCTTCCAATTGGGGCAGCTCTACACACTGCCCTTGCTGAGGTGTATCTCAGTGAACACTAG
- the LOC124935168 gene encoding septin and tuftelin-interacting protein 1 homolog 2-like: MTTTQDKNALSSEAPLAPVTVERNVRSDLDTTLPKAYIHTLVFYLPINHKPTENVDLDNVEQASLNTQLSSSNIGFRLLQKMGWKGKGLGKEEQGIIEPIRSGMRDAKLGVRKQEEDDFYTAKENIQRKKLDVELEETEEIAKKREISNSSSTKKKAKIPIASVFGNDSDKEQ; encoded by the exons ATGACGACGACTCAAGACAAGAACGCCTTATCATCGGAGGCTCCACTTGCCCCCGTCACCGTCGAACGCAATGTTCGCTCCGACCTCGACACCACACTTCCAAAGGCTT ATATTCATACTCTTGTGTTTTATCTGCCAATTAATCACAAGCCTACTGAAAATGTTGATCTTGATAATGTAGAACAAGCTTCATTGAATACACAATTGTCATCTTCTAATATTGGATTTAGGCTTCTCCAAAAGATGGGTTGGAAAGGAAAAGGTCTTGGGAAGGAGGAACAAG GAATAATTGAGCCAATAAGGTCTGGTATGCGGGATGCAAAATTGGGAGTTAGAAAACAggaagaggatgatttttatacTGCTAAAGAAAATATCCAAAGGAAGAAACTTGACGTGGAGTTAGAGGAGACAGAGGAGATTGCTAAGAAACGAGAG ATTTCAAACAGTAGCTCGACAAAGAAGAAGGCAAAGATTCCAATAGCTTCAGTTTTCGGGAATGATAGTGACAAAGAACAATGA
- the LOC124935167 gene encoding 60S ribosomal protein L23-like, producing MEDVIAMHSSLDIRLTHIHDDDSRQERLIIGGSTCPVTVERNVRSDLDTTLPKSCRGGLAGNKFCMSLGLPVAAMINCADNTGAKNLYIISVKGIRGRLNRLSYTCVGDMVIATVKKGKPDLKKKFMFALIVRQRKPWCRKDGVFMYFEDNVGVIVNPKREMKGSAITGSIGKECADL from the exons ATGGAGGACGTTATCGCGATGCATTCATCTCTAGATATCAGATTAACACACATACATGATGACGACTCAAGACAAGAACGCCTTATCATCGGAGGCTCCACTTGCCCCGTCACCGTCGAACGCAATGTTCGCTCCGACCTCGACACCACACTTCCAAAGTCTT GTCGCGGAGGATTGGCGGGAAACAAATTCTGCATGTCACTGGGTCTTCCTGTGGCGGCTATGATCAATTGTGCCGACAATACCGGCGCGAAGAATCTCTACATCATATCAGTGAAGGGGATCAGGGGTCGTTTGAATCGATTGTCGTATACTTGTGTGGGAGATATGGTTATTGCGACGGTGAAGAAAGGGAAACCTGATTTGAAAAAGAAGTTCATGTTTGCTCTCATTGTTAGACAACGCAAGCCCTGGTGCCGAAAGGATGGAGTGTTCATGTATTTTGAAG ATAATGTTGGTGTGATAGTGAATCctaagagagaaatgaaag GTTCTGCCATTACTGGTTCAATTGGGAAGGAATGTGCTGATTTATGA